CGCATCCTCGAGGAAGCGTTGCCCCTGCTCGCGCGTGCCGGAATCGTGCCGGAACCGGCCTTTTCGGATGAGGGCAGCCGCGCGCTGCGCTTCAAGACCAACCGCCCCGACATCGACCTGATCCGGGTGCGCGCGTTCGATGTCGCGACCTTCGTCGCGCATGGCGCGGCGCAGCTGGGCATCGTCGGATCGGACGTGCTCGCGGAGTTCGCCTATTCGGAGCTTTACGCGCCGGTCGATCTCGGCATCGGCCATTGCCGCCTGTCGGTCGCCGAACCCTCCGCGCTCGCCGCGACCGACGATCCGCGCGGGTGGAGCCATGTCCGCGTCGCGACCAAATATCCGCACCTCACCCGTCGCCATTTCGAGGCGCGCGGCGTGCAGGCCGAGTGCATCAAGCTGAATGGCGCGATGGAGCTGGCCCCGCTGCTCGACCTGGCCCCGCGCATCGTCGATCTGGTTTCG
The genomic region above belongs to Sphingomonas sp. J315 and contains:
- the hisG gene encoding ATP phosphoribosyltransferase — its product is MTDSPPDPIILAVPKGRILEEALPLLARAGIVPEPAFSDEGSRALRFKTNRPDIDLIRVRAFDVATFVAHGAAQLGIVGSDVLAEFAYSELYAPVDLGIGHCRLSVAEPSALAATDDPRGWSHVRVATKYPHLTRRHFEARGVQAECIKLNGAMELAPLLDLAPRIVDLVSSGRTLKENGLVEVETIMEVSSRLIANRAAFKTRAEVVPLVDAFRRAVAA